A genomic stretch from Podospora pseudoanserina strain CBS 124.78 chromosome 3, whole genome shotgun sequence includes:
- a CDS encoding hypothetical protein (EggNog:ENOG503NWHT; COG:A), with protein sequence MDEEENSIHRILDAQEPIVKELVRGEVEHGVLIPLKTTLELRDDYVTAKVLITRVPLKTANPAIMMLRELLSEEVVKCFPHLRRCAKPCDLPAHIKAKFMNESPDTRQIHTGKSNWIYIIAGPESMLNKEEVRQELTKLDGMEGEEVFISSIPVPMVAPASQVQAAMWSQQFWPAVYRKNNPLGPHPSMIARSTDEISDDAAIWMSLAHQVAHQSEAKGYGEAMGACVIQREEDKTTIVALAGDARWCQRGKCGDGGNPMAHCVMRAISMVAQKLVRCENRQTRTNPEPILEYECFQDKPLFEDERKVFELEHPSPDGYLCHGLEMYLTHEPCVMCSMAILHSRMGKVVFRHRMPLTGGLSAEDRGCGHPSLGGADGGRGLGLFWRRELNWSLIAWEWESGGCMRPLEVDKAIHA encoded by the exons AtggacgaggaagagaatTCTATCCATCGCATCCTTGACGCCCAGGAGCCTATTGTGAAGGAGCTTGTGCGTGGGGAAGTCGAACATGGGGTCCTCATCCCACTAAAGACGACACTGGAGCTGCGAGATGATTACGTGACGGCCAAAGTTCTGATCACTCGCGTGCCTCTGAAGACAGCCAACCCCGCAATCAT GATGTTGCGAGAGCTACTATCCGAAGAGGTGGTTAAGTGCTtccctcatcttcgtcgATGCGCCAAGCCTTGCGATTTGCCTGCCCACATCAAAGCGAAGTTCATGAACGAGTCCCCAGATACCCGACAAATCCATACCGGAAAATCGAACTGGATATACATCATTGCAGGGCCCGAATCCATGCTgaacaaggaggaggtcagaCAGGAACTGACCAAGCTCGACGGcatggagggcgaggaggtgttcatcagcagcatcccCGTCCCTATGGTTGCACCTGCTTCCCAGGTTCAGGCTGCTATGTGGTCACAGCAATTCTGGCCCGCCGTATACCGCAAGAACAATCCTCTTGGACCGCATCCTTCGATGATCGCCCGCAGCACGGACGAGATCAGTGACGATGCGGCCATTTGGATGAGCCTCGCACACCAAGTCGCCCACCAGTCCGAGGCCAAAGGCTATGGAGAGGCCATGGGCGCTTGCGTTATCCAACGAGAGGAAGACAAGACGACCATTGTCGCCTTGGCTGGTGACGCTCGTTGGTGCCAGCGAGGCAAGTGCGGAGATGGAGGCAACCCCATGGCACACTGTGTCATGCGTGCCATCTCCATGGTTGCCCAAAAGCTGGTTCGATGCGAAAACAGACAAACTCGGACCAATCCGGAGCCCATTTTAGAGTACGAGTGCTTCCAGGACAAGCCCTTGTTCGAGGATGAAAGAAAGGTCTTTGAGCTGGAACATCCCAGCCCAGACGGCTACTTGTGCCACGGTCTCGAGATGTACCTGACACACGAGCCCTGCGTCATGTGTTCCATGGCGATACTCCACTCTCGCATGGGCAAGGTTGTCTTTCGTCATCGTATGCCGTTGACGGGCGGGCTCAGCGCGGAGGATAGGGGTTGTGGTCATCCCTCACTTGGGGGAGCCGATGGCGGTCGTGGTCTTGGCCTGTTTTGGCGCCGGGAGTTGAACTGGAGCTTGATTGCCTGGGAATGGGAGTCAGGCGGCTGCATGAGGCCTCTAGAGGTGGACAAAGCCATCCATGCCTAG